A part of Cydia amplana chromosome 24, ilCydAmpl1.1, whole genome shotgun sequence genomic DNA contains:
- the LOC134659214 gene encoding angiotensin-converting enzyme-like, whose amino-acid sequence MAYLFCRGPRFTLDEAMKISKLYEHLQSIYSDAKVCIPFEKVEPPTDLAGVESAILEYIATVKRVLNVESEGVSRAAKLAVNEKAETSLCLHGDADFDKMMKFSRNEEVLRWLWISWREKLGPPMKEPYRELVNVENRAAKRNGYTDIGATWRDESEVTDLRLICRRLYNRVKPLYSLLHGVARYYLRKKYGDIVPERGPIPAHLLGSLWSQNWESIADLVLPQTIDLDKSIKNTNWTTVDMVKHAEDFYQSLGLPAMTDTFWRESVFERQGPSTRCHGTAADMFQDGDFRLLYCSGSTAEDLYVIHHELGHIQYYMAYQNQPGIFRQANSALHETVGDTIMYGVLTPQHLYRIGLINDSMLFTNPKPSIEEETLISKDQIPNSFDSTNEGPPKTTNAEETLTSEEQIPNSFDSFEDANWNDVTTDDVLLLKQALNKIPQIPFSLVIDEYRWRYFEGDLKDDLNEEFWDLVIELQGIAPPEKRGEEGFDAGAKYHVPDNTPFIRYFLSSFLQHQLFESLCKAAIFGRVGAKEDIPKTIPMNRCDIYGSKAAGKLLRELMSRGHSQNYQEILQATLGTDVISSAALERYYRPLYALLVKHVRAHRIPIGW is encoded by the exons ATGGCGTATCTGTTCTGTAGGGGCCCGAGGTTCACGCTAGATGAAGCTAT GAAAATCAGCAAATTGTATGAACACCTCCAGTCCATATACTCGGACGCTAAAGTGTGTATTCCTTTCGAAAAAGTTGAACCCCCCACTGATTTGGCGGGAGTGGagtccgccatcttggaatacATCGCGACTGTCAAACGAGTTCTCAATGTGGAGTCAGAAGGAGTATCTAG AGCAGCAAAACTGGCAGTAAACGAGAAAGCCGAGACCTCCCTCTGTTTGCACGGCGACGCCGATTTCGATAAAATGATGAAGTTCTCGAGGAACGAGGAAGTGCTGCGGTGGTTGTGGATATCCTGGCGGGAGAAGCTGGGGCCGCCGATGAAGGAGCCCTATAGGGAGTTGGTTAATGTTGAGAATAGAGCGGCTAAACGGAATG GTTACACAGACATCGGCGCCACCTGGCGGGACGAATCGGAAGTAACAGACTTACGACTAATCTGCCGCCGTCTCTACAACCGTGTCAAACCTTTGTACTCCCTTCTACACGGAGTCGCTAGATACTACTTGAGGAAGAAGTATGGAGACATAGTGCCGGAGCGGGGGCCTATACCTGCTCATTTACTTG gCAGTCTATGGTCCCAGAATTGGGAGTCCATTGCTGATCTCGTCCTGCCTCAGACCATAGACCTCGACAAGAGTATCAAAAACACGAATTGGACAACTGTGGACATG GTAAAACACGCCGAAGATTTCTACCAATCGCTAGGGCTGCCCGCCATGACAGATACGTTTTGGCGCGAATCTGTATTCGAGCGGCAGGGCCCGAGCACGCGCTGTCACGGCACCGCGGCGGACATGTTTCAAGATGGCGACTTCAG gctCTTGTATTGTTCAGGATCAACAGCCGAGGATTTGTACGTAATCCATCATGAATTGGGACACATTCAGTATTACATGGCATATCAAAACCAGCCTGGCATTTTTCGA CAAGCGAACTCAGCACTACACGAAACCGTCGGAGACACCATCATGTACGGTGTACTAACCCCACAACACCTTTACCGTATCGGCCTAATCAACGACTCCATGCTTTTCACCAACCCTAAACCATCCATTGAAGAAGAAACTTTAATATCTAAAGACCAGATCCCAAATTCCTTTGACTCAACAAATGAAGGTCCACCAAAAACCACCAATGCAGAAGAAACTCTAACATCTGAAGAACAGATCCCAAATTCCTTTGACTCATTTGAAGATGCAAACTGGAATGACGTAACTACAGATGATGTGTTACTTCTAAAGCAAGCTTTAAACAAGATACCACAGATACCATTTTCGCTTGTCATAGATGAGTATAGATGGAGGTATTTCGAAGGTGATTTGAAGGATGATCTGAATGAGGAGTTTTGGGACCTGGTGATAGAACTGCAAGGGATAGCGCCTCCGGAGAAGAGGGGTGAGGAGGGATTTGATGCTGGGGCTAAATATCATGTCCCTGATAATACACCATTTAtaag ATACTTCCTAAGCAGTTTTCTTCAACACCAGCTATTTGAAAGCCTCTGCAAAGCCGCCATCTTTGGCCGTGTCGGAGCTAAGGAGGACATACCGAAGACCATACCGATGAACAGGTGTGATATATACGGGTCTAAGGCTGCTGGAAAACTGCTGCG AGAACTAATGTCAAGAGGTCATTCTCAAAATTATCAAGAAATACTCCAGGCGACGCTCGGCACAGACGTCATCTCCTCAGCAGCGCTCGAGCGATACTACCGCCCTCTGTACGCGTTGCTGGTTAAACATGTGCGCGCGCATCGCATCCCTATTGGCTGGTAG